A part of Saccharomyces cerevisiae S288C chromosome XIV, complete sequence genomic DNA contains:
- the RTT106 gene encoding Rtt106p (Histone chaperone; involved in regulation of chromatin structure in both transcribed and silenced chromosomal regions; affects transcriptional elongation; has a role in regulation of Ty1 transposition; interacts physically and functionally with Chromatin Assembly Factor-1 (CAF-1)): MSKLFLDELPESLSRKIGTVVRVLPSSLEIFEELYKYALNENSNDRSGRHKKPRIDVSSDLLKTDEISETNTIFKLEGVSVLSPLRKKLDLVFYLSNVDGSPVITLLKGNDRELSIYQLNKNIKMASFLPVPEKPNLIYLFMTYTSCEDNKFSEPVVMTLNKENTLNQFKNLGLLDSNVTDFEKCVEYIRKQAILTGFKISNPFVNSTLVDTDAEKINSFHLQCHRGTKEGTLYFLPDHIIFGFKKPILLFDASDIESITYSSITRLTFNASLVTKDGEKYEFSMIDQTEYAKIDDYVKRKQMKDKSMSEELKAKSKSKGQATDGTADQPSILQEATRQMQDEKKAGVFSDDDEENDQNFEAESDLSDGSGQESSDGAEDGEEAEEDDEEDDEEEDKKGQSALNRDNSFASINGQPEQELQYKEFKEPLELEDIPIEIDNDDDEDDEDGSGVEYD, encoded by the coding sequence ATGTCAAAATTGTTCTTAGATGAACTGCCTGAGTCTCTCAGCCGAAAGATTGGTACCGTGGTTAGAGTGCTGCCAAGCTCAttagaaatatttgagGAATTGTATAAATATGcattgaatgaaaatagCAACGATAGAAGCGGACGCCATAAAAAGCCCAGAATAGATGTCTCTTCTGACCTGCTTAAAACAGATGAAATTTCGGAAACCAAtactattttcaaattagaAGGTGTTTCTGTACTGTCACCATTAAGGAAAAAGCTTGATTTGGTGTTCTATCTTTCCAATGTTGACGGGTCTCCCGTAATAACATTACTGAAGGGAAATGACAGGGAATTAAGCATTTATCAGCTGaacaaaaatatcaaaatggCTTCGTTCTTGCCAGTGCCAGAAAAGCCTAATCTAATATACCTTTTTATGACTTACACATCGTGCGAGGATAACAAGTTTTCTGAACCTGTGGTAATGACcttgaacaaagaaaacacACTAAACCAGTTTAAAAATTTAGGGCTTCTTGATTCCAATGTAACAGACTTTGAAAAGTGCGTCGAATATATAAGAAAGCAAGCCATTTTGACGGGTTTTAAAATCTCCAACCCATTCGTTAACAGTACACTGGTGGATACCGatgctgaaaaaataaactcATTTCACCTGCAGTGTCATAGAGGTACTAAAGAAGGCACGCTATATTTTTTACCAGATCATATAATTTTTGGGTTTAAAAAGCCCATTTTGTTATTCGACGCTTCTGACATCGAGTCTATAACCTATTCGTCTATTACCAGATTAACATTCAATGCAAGCTTAGTGACAAAAGATGGTGAAAAATACGAGTTTTCCATGATAGACCAAACTGAATACGCTAAAATTGACGACTACGTTAAAAGGAAACAAATGAAGGATAAGTCTATGTCTGAGGAATTGAAAGCTAAATCCAAGAGCAAAGGCCAAGCAACTGATGGCACAGCCGATCAGCCATCTATTCTACAGGAAGCTACCCGTCAAATGCAAGACGAGAAAAAGGCAGGTGTGTTTTCagacgatgatgaagaaaatgaccAAAATTTCGAAGCTGAGAGCGACCTTTCCGATGGGAGTGGCCAAGAATCCTCAGACGGTGCAGAAGACGGAGAGgaagcagaagaagatgatgaagaagacgatgaagaggaagacAAAAAGGGCCAAAGCGCTTTGAATAGAGATAATAGTTTTGCTTCTATAAATGGTCAACCAGAACAGGAACTCCAATACAAAGAGTTTAAGGAGCCGTTAGAACTCGAAGATATTCCGATAGAAATTgataatgatgacgatgaagatgatgaggatGGATCCGGAGTAGAATACGATTGA